The DNA sequence ACGAGCGGTGGGGCGGGTTGGGCCAGGACCTGCTCACCACCATGTACGTCCTGGAGGGGCTGGGGTACGCCTGCCGCGACGGCGGGTTCAGCTTCTCCGTCTCGACCCACATCGTCAGCACCGGCGTTCCGCTGCAACGGTTCGGGTCCGCCGAGCTCAAGCAGCGCTATCTGCCGCAGGTCAGCGACGGTTCCGTGATCGGGGCGCACGCGATCACCGAGCCGTCGGGTGGCTCCGACGTGATGGCCATGCGGACGACAGCGGTGCGCGACGGCGACCACTACGTACTCAACGGCAGCAAGGCGTTCGTCACCAACGGCCCGATCGCCGACGTGATCGTGGTCTACGCCCTGACCGGTAAGCGGGGCAGCCCGGCGGCGCTGACCGCGTTCCTGGTGGAGCGGGACACGCCGGGCCTGGTGGTCGGGCCACCGGTGTCGAAGATGGGCCTGACCACCTCGCCGTTCTCGGAGCTGTTCTTCGACGACTGCCGGGTCCCGGCGACGAACGTGATCGGTTCGCCCGGCGCCGGCTTCCTGATCATGGATCACGTCATGAAGTGGGAGATCCTCTGCTCCTTCGTGATCAATGTGGGCGAGATGCAGCACCGGCTGGAGCGCTCGATCGAGTACGCCCGGTCCCGGGTGCAGTTCGGTCAGCCGATCGGCTCCTTCCAGTCGGTGTCGAACCGGATCGTCGACATGCACATCGCGGTGGAGAACGCCCGCAGGTGGCTGTACGACACCGGGCGACGCCACGTCGACGGCGAGAACGTCACCGTCGACATCGCGGCCAGCAAGCTGATCGCCAGCGAGAGCAACGTCGCCGTCGCGCTCGCCGCCGTCCAGGTCTTCGGTGGCTACGGCTACACCAGCGAGTACGGCCTGGAGAAGGACCTCCGTAACGCCGTCGCCGGAACCATCTATTCCGGCACCTCCGACGTCCAGCGCCAGCGGATCGCCCGGATGCTCGGCCTCTGATTCCCGGCACCACCCCTTCCGTCCACATCCCTGGAGGACCACCCCATGTCGACCGCCCTCACCCACGCCCCTCTGCTCACCTCCACCGAGTTCCTCGACCACGATTCCGATGTCGTGCGCGACTTCGTCGCCCGGCACCTGCCCGACGCGCCGGAGGCCACGCCGACCGAGCGGGCGGTGGCCCTCTACTACGCCGTCCGCGACGGCATCCACTACGAGGTGTACGGGGCGGACCTGTCCCGGCACGGCCTCCGGGCCAGCTCGACGATCACCAGGGGCACCGGCTTCTGCGTCCACAAGTCCATCGCGTACGCCGCCGCGCTACGGGCGGTCGGCGTCCCGAGCCGGATCTACTACGGCGATGTCCGCAACCACCTCGCCTCCCCGCAGCTCGAGGAGCTGATGGGCGGCAACGTCTTCACCTTCCACAGTCTGACGACGGTGTACCTGGAGGGTCGGTGGGTCCGGGCCACCCCGGTCTTCAACCGGATGCTCTGCCGGCTCTACAAGATCAAACCGTTGGAGTTCGACGGACTCACCGACTCGATGTACCACCCCTACGACGACGAGGGTCGCCGGCACATGGAGTTCCTCCGCGAGCACGGCGAGTTCGACGACGTCCCGTACGACATGGTCGTCGGTGGCATCCGCTCCGCCCACCCCAAGCTCTTCGCCAGCCGGTACGCCACCGCCCGCGGGTCGCTGGTGGCCGATGCGACGGTTCGGGGAGGTGCGTGATGGGCCGGGTGGATACGGCCACGGCCACCGTGCACGCCGCCGCCCGGCGGGACACGGTCGACCTGGAGCTGGTCGTGCCGGCGTTCAACGAGGCCGCCCGACTGCCGGCCACGCTCGCCGAGGTGACCACGTTCCTGGCCGGTCAACGCTGGCGGTCCCGGGTGGTGGTGGTGGACAACGGAAGCACCGATGACACCGCCACCGTCGTGGAGGCCGGCAACTGGGAAACCGAGGTGGTGGTGGTCGGATGTTCCCGGCCGGGCAAGGGCGCGGCGGTCGGGCGCGGAATCGCCGGCAGCCGGGCGCGCTTCGTCGGTTTCATCGACGCCGACCTCTCCACGCCGGTGCCGACCCTGACCCGGGCGGTCGACGCGTTGGAGGCGGGCGCCGCGGCGGCCATCGCGTCCCGGCACGCCCCGGGAGCCGAACTGGCCTGTCCGCAGCCGGTCGCCCGCCGGCTGGGCGGTTCGGTGTTCCGGGCGCTGGCGAGGCAGCTCGTTCCCGGGGTGTACGACACCCAGTGCGGGTTCAAGCTCTTCGACCGACCGGCCGTCCAGCGGGCCCTGCGCCGCTGCCACGTCAGCGGCTTCGCCTTCGACGTGGAACTGCTGCGTCAGATCCGTCGGGCCGGGGGCCGGATCACCGAGGTCCCGGTCGTCTGGACCGACGACGAGCGCTCCACGTTCCGCCCGCTGCGGGACGGCCGGGCAGCCTTCGCCGACCTGTTCCGCCTCTACCGGGCGGACCTGCTCGGCACGGCCGGGGCGGGTGTGCGATGAGCCCGTACCGGCCACGCCCGGCGGACCGCCGGGTGCTGGTGGTCGGCGGACGCGACCCGCGTCAGCCGGGCACCGCTGCCACCGAGCGCTAC is a window from the Micromonospora sp. DSM 45708 genome containing:
- a CDS encoding glycosyltransferase produces the protein MGRVDTATATVHAAARRDTVDLELVVPAFNEAARLPATLAEVTTFLAGQRWRSRVVVVDNGSTDDTATVVEAGNWETEVVVVGCSRPGKGAAVGRGIAGSRARFVGFIDADLSTPVPTLTRAVDALEAGAAAAIASRHAPGAELACPQPVARRLGGSVFRALARQLVPGVYDTQCGFKLFDRPAVQRALRRCHVSGFAFDVELLRQIRRAGGRITEVPVVWTDDERSTFRPLRDGRAAFADLFRLYRADLLGTAGAGVR
- a CDS encoding transglutaminase-like domain-containing protein, whose amino-acid sequence is MSTALTHAPLLTSTEFLDHDSDVVRDFVARHLPDAPEATPTERAVALYYAVRDGIHYEVYGADLSRHGLRASSTITRGTGFCVHKSIAYAAALRAVGVPSRIYYGDVRNHLASPQLEELMGGNVFTFHSLTTVYLEGRWVRATPVFNRMLCRLYKIKPLEFDGLTDSMYHPYDDEGRRHMEFLREHGEFDDVPYDMVVGGIRSAHPKLFASRYATARGSLVADATVRGGA
- a CDS encoding acyl-CoA dehydrogenase family protein, whose translation is MPNWTDDQRELRGLAEELGAAAGDGHLDRDADREFGVAAWKLIRETGLLGLPFDERWGGLGQDLLTTMYVLEGLGYACRDGGFSFSVSTHIVSTGVPLQRFGSAELKQRYLPQVSDGSVIGAHAITEPSGGSDVMAMRTTAVRDGDHYVLNGSKAFVTNGPIADVIVVYALTGKRGSPAALTAFLVERDTPGLVVGPPVSKMGLTTSPFSELFFDDCRVPATNVIGSPGAGFLIMDHVMKWEILCSFVINVGEMQHRLERSIEYARSRVQFGQPIGSFQSVSNRIVDMHIAVENARRWLYDTGRRHVDGENVTVDIAASKLIASESNVAVALAAVQVFGGYGYTSEYGLEKDLRNAVAGTIYSGTSDVQRQRIARMLGL